The segment CGACATGCGCGTCGGCGAAAACGAAGCGATATGAAGTTTGATCCGCTTGAGAATGTGTGTCGTTGCATCACCGCTGTCCTCTTTCCCTAGACTCAGGGTGGGGCGCGGTCGCTTCTCTGACAAGCCCTAGTTGCCGGGGCTTGCCATGAAATAATGTCAGAATGTAACGGTCACGCCGGGCAGATTCAGCGACTTGATCAGATCGCGTAGTTCCTGCCGCGCAGCAACATTCGAAATGTTGAGCTGCTTGACGCCCAGGTCCTTGAGATCGAGCAAGGTCAAGCCGCGCGGGAACAGTTCGCGAAACACTACACGTTCGGAAAATCCGGGCGCGATGCGAAAACCGATCCGTTTGGCCAGACGCTCGAGCGCCTTTTCCATCTTCATTTTATTGACCATGTTTTGCGCCCCCAGTCGGTTGCGCAGCACGATCCAGTCGATCGGTTGCAGTCCAGCCTGCGCGCGCAGCTGGCGGGCATTCCAGACCATCTCGGAGTAGACTGACGGACCTTTGATCTTGTCCCCCGATGCGTCCACGTGAGCCAGCAGATCAAAATCGACAAAACTGTCGTTGAGCGGTGTGATCAGCGTGTCGGCCAGGGAATGCGCGACCTGGCTGAGCCGGGTGTGCGAGCCGGGGCAGTCGATCAGGATAAAATCGCTCGATGTTTCAAGCTGCGCAACCGCGGCGGATAGCCGGTGGTCAAAGGCATTCTCGCCGGGCTGCAGGTCGGCAGTTTCGATGTCGGGCAGCTCGATGTAATTGGGCCCGGGCAGATCAAGCCCCTCGGACGCAAGATAACTGCGACGGTTGTCGGTGTAGCGCCCCATGGTGCGTTGCCGCAGGTCCAGGTCCAGCGCGCCGACCCGATGGCCCATTCGGGCGAGCGCAGTTGCCACATGCATCGAGACGGTCGATTTGCCCGCGCCGCCTTTTTCGTTTCCGACAACGATGATATGTGCCACGTCCGGTTCCTTGATCCTAATCCCACATGTTCGTCTGTGGTGCGTTGGGCACTACAGTATATGGTGGCGAGGGCAGTGAAAAGACCGGGAAACGCGCAGATCCGCGCGTTGTGTCACTCCTGCCGCAGATCCGTCATAGGCACAGTTCCCTGCTTTGAGGTATGGGATTCGGAAGCCGCCAAGAAAATGAGCAAAGTTGCGTCAAAATAACTTTTCAGATCGAAATTTGGTCATTATCGTGCGCGGATACACCGGGGGTGCCTCAGTTGCACCTGATCCGGAAGCGGGTCTTTTGTTCTTGTCAAAGGTTTTTGAAATAGGAGATTTTTATGCTTGTTGCCGCCGGAACACCGTTTGACCTTGGGGCTATTGCACTGGGGGGTACGCAAGGCGAAGTCGCCCTGCTCGGGAATGGAAATCTATTTGTGGTATGGGCCAATACCGTCAATCCCCTGCTGCCTGCCCCCGGTACGGATGCAGAGGGGACAACAGTTGTCGGGCGCATCTTCTCGCCGACGGGCACAGCGGTTACGGATGCCTTTCAGATCAACATGACCGAGCCGTTCTTTCAGCAACACCCTGAAGTTACGGTCTTGAACAACGGTAATGTGGTTGTCGCCTGGACGGACACGCCCTTTGGGGCTGCCCAGACGGATGCCCAGGCTCGGATCTATGCGCCAGATGGTTCGCCTGTGACAGATGAATTCCTGCTGGCGAGCATCACCGACGGGGATCAGCGTATCCCGCAGGTGGCGGCGACACCGGATGGCGGTTTTCTCGCCGTGTGGAATGACGGTCGGGCAGAATCCTTTGGCCAGTATTTTGACGCGTCCGGTGCGCCTTTGGGCGCCGAATTTGTCGTGCCTAACGATTTTGGCGAACGGTTGTCGTCGCTGGTCGTACTTGACGATGGTAGTGTGCGCTACATCGTGGCCGAGAAGTTGTGGACAAGCGACGGGTCGCTCTTTGAAAGTGGCGGCTACACCTATTTGAATGTCTCATCGACGAGCACATTCAACAATATCTATGAGGCGCTGTTTGACACTGCGATGACCCAGTTGACCGGGACCCGGTACGCGACCGCTGGTGTGGTAGAAACCTCTGACGGGATCTATCAGGTCTGGGCGAGGGTGCGCGATGCATCGAACTTTGACAATCTCATCCAGCCCGAGTCGACGGAGACCGGGGTCTACGTCGCGCTTAGCAGCGACATCCCCCCGATTGCCGGCGCCTTCAAGGTCGAAGTGGATCTGGCCCCGCTTAGCAATGGCGGTTTTGTTGCCGTCTGGGCGCAATTGTCGCTGGCCGAGGATGGCTTTAATCAGGAAGTCGAAGTGCGGGCGCGTGTTGTCGGCCCGGATATGGCGCTGATCGGTGATGAGGTGACGCTGTATACCGATTCAACCGCGACCGGGATCCAGGTGCAGCCGTTTGTCACCGAAATGGCGAATGGTCAGGTCTTTGTAGGGTGGAGCGATACCAGCCTGGAAGTGAGCGATGTTCCATACACCTTGGTTGGCAACATCTTTGATGTCGAAGGGGTGGAATTTGTGCCGCCGGGCAGCACCACCGAGCCGACAGAGTATAACGACACGCTGATCGGCACCGAAGGTGACGATGCGATTGCCGGGATGGGGGGTGATGACCTGCTGTACGGCTTGGGGGGGAACGATTCCATCGCGGCCTCATCTGGCCGTGACACGGTGTACGGCGGTGACGGCGACGATCAGATCGGTGGAGGCACAGAAAACGACAGTATCAACGGCGGCGCTGGCAACGACACGATTGGGTCAGGGCAGGGCGACGACGTTGCAGATGGTGGCGATGGAGATGACATCGTCAACGGTGGTGCCGGGGACGATACGCTGAGCGGCGGTGCCGGGGATGATGTCATGGGCGCCAGCTTTGGTGCGGATGTGCTGAACGGCGGCAGCGGCAACGACGACATGGGTGGCGGCACCGGATCCGATCGGATCGACGGCGGTGAGGGGAATGACAGTATCGGCGGCGGTGAAGGCAACGACACAATTGATGGCAGTGGCGGGGACGACTTCCTCGCCGGGGGCGGTCGGCATGATTATGTGAACGGCGGCACCGGCAATGACACCATCAATGGTGGTGCTGGCAATGACACCATGTCTGGTGCCGGGGGCGACGATGTTTTTGTCTTCAATAGCTTCAGCGATGGCGAGATGGACGTCATCAACAATTTCGAAGATGGCGCGGATAGCTTCCGCATGACTGGCGTGGAAAATGCACCGGGCACCGGTTTGGCTGGCAAGGTTGCGGCGCTGAACATCACCGATATACAGGGCGGCGTCCTGATGACCTACGAGGGCCACACCATCGAAGTGCAAGGGATTACGGCAGCGGATCTGACGGCTGAGGATTTCGTATTCGTCTGAGTCGGTCCGCTATCGCGCGGCAGACGGGACATGCTTCGGGTGGTTTGCGCGCAGCCTCCGTTTCAGAATGGCATCTGGACGATTGACGTATGGAGCGGGGTCTGTCCATCGCCGATACGGGCGAGGGTTTTGGCCTTAGGTGCGGTTTTGTGAAATCGACCACCCTGCGCGGTAAAGATGGCCAGCACACCGAGCATGCGCCGTAGTTTCAAACTGTGCATTCTTCTTCGCCTCGCCGCTTAGAAACCGTGTTGTGTCAGGCAGACATTGGCGCGCTGCGGTGACGATGCATCCAAAACCTGTGGACAGACCGTGCAGGGCCTTTCACCTTGGCATTCTGGATATACCGAGACGGGGAATGCGATGAAACTGCCGGACCACGGCCGCTATGATTTTCAGCCGATCACCCTGAGGCCGGATTTCGACTGGCCGGGAGGGGCGCGGCTGGCCGTCTATCTGGGGATGAACCTAGAGTGCTTTGGCTTTGGTGATGGGTTGGGGGCAGAGCTGGCCAATGGGGGGCCACAGCCCGACGTGCTGAACTATGCTTGGCGTGATTACGGGAATCGGGTGGGCGTTTGGCGCATGCTTGATCTTTTTGACCGGCTCGGACTGCCGTGCACCGCGCTGGTCAACTCTTATATGTATGACGCCGCGCCGGGTGTTGTCGAAGCGTTCCGCGCCCGCGGTGACGAGATCGCCGGACATGGCCGTAGCAATGCTGAACGTCAGGGCGGCCTGGATGAGGTTGCCGAGGCTGGTCTGATCGCCGAAGCCACCGCACGGATCACCCGTGAAGAAGGGCAGGCGCCGCGCGGTTGGTTGGGGCCCTGGATTTCGCAAAGCAGGGTGACGCCTGATTTGTTGCAGGAGGCCGGATATGAATATCATCTGGACTGGTGTCATGACGACCAGCCGGTTTGGATGCGGACACGCTCCGGACGGATCCTGTCGGTTCCCTACCCCCAAGAACTGAACGACATCCCTCAAATCGTCGGGCGCAAGCGTGAGGCAGCAGAGTTTGCCGATATGATACTTGATGCCTTTGACGTGCTCCTGAAAGAGAGTGAACAGCGCCCGCTGATCATGGGGATAGCGCTGCACACCTATATTATGGGGCAGCCGCATCGCCTGAAGCATCTGGCAAGGGCGCTGAGCGATATGCAGGCCAACGCGAATGGGCGCGTCTGGTTCACCACAGCAGGGGCGATCAGCCAGCATTTTCACGGCTTGGGGATATGATCAGAAGAAACAACACCGATCTGTGAGCAGATTCGGGTGAATCAAAGCCCCGGTACGATTTATTTTGCGCTTCTGAGGCGAATCCGGGGCCTGAATCGCGAGAATCTGCCCCGAGTCGGCGACTCGATCCTGGGATTTTGCCCCAAAAAGCGGTGGATGAGGGCCGCAGAGCCCAGCATGGATGATCAAAAATTCACTATTTTTCACGTGTTTCCTGAGGAAAACGACAGTTTTGTGAATTTCTTCAAAAAAGTGCTTGCGGGTCCCAGCTACTAGACCTAAAAGCCCCCTCACCGGCGGCGCTGAGGTGCTAACGGGACGCCGGACGGGGCGGACGGGACGGGGTGGCGCAGGTCACCGAGGTTGGTTCGGATCGGAAGGCGGCGACGGAAATTAGAGGTATTGCAGGCGGGGCGCGCCGAAAGTTAGGGCGCATCTTGGTTTGTTTTTGTCTCGTGCTCTTTGACATTGCTAATATCTGAAGAGATATGTGGGCGGTTTGGTTCAATCGATGAACAGACGCTGCATATCGCGCTAGTAGGGGCAACCCGATGATCTAGTGTCAGCTTCACTGTTTGACGGACTTCGGTTTCCAATGGAAACTGATGTACATCAGACAGAAGACTGTTCTTTGGTTTTAACGTTTTATTATGAGATGGCGGGTGACTGTTATCGATTAGTGAAGCGGTGAGACAAAGAACGATGTGCAGAGGTTCGAACGTCAAGGATAAGCAGTAATGCTTTTCAACTTGAGAGTTTGATCCTGGCTCAGAACGAACGCTGGCGGCAGGCCTAACACATGCAAGTCGAACGGCACCTTCGGGTGTAGTGGCGGACGGGTTAGTAACGCGTGGGAACGTACCCTTTTCTACGGAATAGCCTCGGGAAACTGAGAGTAATACCGTATAAGCCCTTCGGGGGAAAGATTTATCGGGAAAGGATCGGCCCGCGTTAGATTAGATAGTTGGTGGGGTAATGGCCTACCAAGTCTACGATCTATAGCTGGTTTTAGAGGATGATCAGCAACACTGGGACTGAGACACGGCCCAGACTCCTACGGGAGGCAGCAGTGGGGAATCTTAGACAATGGGCGCAAGCCTGATCTAGCCATGCCGCGTGTGTGATGAAGGCCTTAGGGTCGTAAAGCACTTTCGCCAGAGATGATAATGACAGTATCTGGTAAAGAAACCCCGGCTAACTCCGTGCCAGCAGCCGCGGTAATACGGAGGGGGTTAGCGTTGTTCGGAATTACTGGGCGTAAAGCGCGCGTAGGCGGATTAGAAAGTATGGGGTGAAATCCCGGGGCTCAACCTCGGAACTGCCTCATAAACTACTAGTCTAGAGTTCGAGAGAGGTGAGTGGAATTCCGAGTGTAGAGGTGAAATTCGTAGATATTCGGAGGAACACCAGTGGCGAAGGCGGCTCACTGGCTCGATACTGACGCTGAGGTGCGAAAGTGTGGGGAGCAAACAGGATTAGATACCCTGGTAGTCCACACCGTAAACGATGAATGCCAGACGTCAGCAAGCATGCTTGTTGGTGTCACACCTAACGGATTAAGCATTCCGCCTGGGGAGTACGGTCGCAAGATTAAAACTCAAAGGAATTGACGGGGGCCCGCACAAGCGGTGGAGCATGTGGTTTAATTCGAAGCAACGCGCAGAACCTTACCAACCCTTGACATCCTAGGACCGCCAGAGAGATTTGGCTTTCTCGTAAGAGACCTAGTGACAGGTGCTGCATGGCTGTCGTCAGCTCGTGTCGTGAGATGTTCGGTTAAGTCCGGCAACGAGCGCAACCCACATCTTTAGTTGCCAGCAGTTCGGCTGGGCACTCTAGAGAAACTGCCCGTGATAAGCGGGAGGAAGGTGTGGATGACGTCAAGTCCTCATGGCCCTTACGGGTTGGGCTACACACGTGCTACAATGGCAGTGACAATGGGTTAATCCCCAAAAGCTGTCTCAGTTCGGATTGGGGTCTGCAACTCGACCCCATGAAGTCGGAATCGCTAGTAATCGCGTAACAGCATGACGCGGTGAATACGTTCCCGGGCCTTGTACACACCGCCCGTCACACCATGGGAGTTGGGTTTACCCGAAGACGGTGCGCCAACCTGTTCGCAGGGGGCAGCTGGCCACGGTAAGCTCAGCGACTGGGGTGAAGTCGTAACAAGGTAGCCGTAGGGGAACCTGCGGCTGGATCACCTCCTTTCTAAGGATGATCCTAGATTGATAGCTTGCTATCAACGTGGATCACTTAGCATGGTTTCTACCTTTGGAAACCAAACATCATACGGGCCAGGCCGTCCTCATATCTCTTCAGAAACGCTAGGTTCCGCATGGATCCTGCCCTAGGTAGCCGTAAGGCAATAGGGTGGATATCCGCGGAATTCCGGGCAAGGGGCCTTAGCTCAGCTGGGAGAGCGCCTGATTTGCATTCAGGAGGTCAGGAGTTCGATCCTCCTAGGCTCCACCACGAATTTGGCGACCCTTCCAACTGATGCGCTGATGGCCCTTAAGAATGGGTCGGTAGCTCAGGTGGTTAGAGCGCACGCCTGATAAGCGTGAGGTCGGAGGTTCAAGTCCTCCTCGACCCACCATTCTTCTTCGATTAGATCGTTAAGCACTGTTAAGTGTTTAACCGTCCAATCGGACGAATTGACATCGTATAGAGAGATACAAAATCAACACTGTTTGATCACCCGAGTATGGGAATGATCTCAGTGGGGAGCAAAGGCCGCAAGGCTGATGCGAGCAGGACTTTAGGTTGTTTCCTCGACCGAACCCCTGTCTGCCTCGCTGAAACGAACAGAGTTGTCCAAGTCAAGTACACTAACCCGGTTCAACATTCGCACGGATGTTGGGCCACTGCGATTTAACCATCGCAAAAGTTCAGACCAAAGGGTCTGAGCGGGAAAAGTATGCTTTTGATTAGTGTCACAGGGAAGTCAAAAGGCTCTGTGACCGCAGTAAGAGCGCTCAAGTAGCAACGCAATAGCGGTGTAAAAGAGCCTAGCTTTTACTGGATCAAATCAAGCGCGAAAAGGGCGTTTGGTGGATGCCTTGGCAGTAAGAGGCGATGAAGGACGTGATACTCTGCGATAAGCCATGGGGAGCTGAGAATAAGCTTTGATCCATGGATTTCCGAATGGGGCAACCCACCTGACAGTTTGTTATAATAGCCTTCGGGCTGCTTATAATGGGCTGAAACAGGTACTTATTACCTGAATACATAGGGTTTTAAGAGCAAACCCGGGGAACTGAAACATCTAAGTACCCGGAGGAAAGGACATCAATAGAGACTCCCCTAGTAGCGGCGAGCGAACGGGGACCAGCCGAGTCCTGAGAGTGACCAGAACGACCTGGAAAGGTCGGCCATAGCGGGTGACAGCCCCGTATGGGAAGCTCAATGGAACGTATTAAGTAGGGCGGGACACGTGAAATCCTGTTCGAAGATCGGAGGACCACCTCCGAAGGCTAAGTACTCCTTACTGACCGATAGCGAACCAGTACCGTGAGGGAAAGGTGAAAAGCACCCCGACGAGGGGAGTGAAACAGTACCTGAAACCGAACGCCTACAATCAGTCGGAGCTTGACTGGACTCTAATAACAATCTGGGCCATGAGATTGTCCTGTAGAAACGGCTGGAAGAGAGCAGAAGTACTGTTCTCCGGCAGCGAAGCGATAGGACGAGAAACATGGCTGACGGAACTTTTGCAGTGCTTATGCTGATAGCCGGACTGACGGATATGGGCATGAATCATTGCGGCACGGAGGCAGGATGCCTTGGCAAGTCGGAAACGACCCCAAGGCTGGCAATCTCCGCAGGCCAGGTTCTGGAGCGGCGCGCCAAAAGCGCCTCTGAAGTCTATCTGCGTTACGATCTGGGCCGCAAACGTGGGCCATTTGGAAATGCGGTTGGACTTTCGGTGGGTGAGCATGGCGAAACCTGGGTGGGCTTTGGCTCAACCTATACCTACCAATTCGGACGCAGCCCGCTCTATGCGGAACTGCATGCAATGCCGGGTCTTTACGCCGATAATGGCGGATTTGACCTTGGCGGACCGGTCGAATTTAGATCGGGAATTGAGTTGGGTTACGAAGGCCGGGAAGGCTGGCGCTATAGCGTCAGTTACGATCACCGGTCCAACGCAGGGATCTATGACATCAATCCGGGAATTGAGACCGTTCAATTCCGGGTGAGTGTCCCGCTTAAGTAGAAGATTATTATTAGTGTCCAGTCTTGTGACGGCGTACCTTTTGTATAATGGGTCATCGACTTGGTCTATCTAGCAAGCTTAAGCCGTTAGGTGTAGGCGCAGCGAAAGCGAGTCTTAATAGGGCGTTGAGTTAGATGGATCAGACCCGAAACCGAGTGATCTAGGCATGACCAGGATGAAGGTAAGGTAACACTTACTGGAGGTCCGAACCCACACCTGTTGAAAAAGGTCGGGATGAGTTGTGCCTAGGGGTGAAAGGCCAATCAAACTCGGAGATAGCTGGTTCTCTGCGAAATCTATTTAGGTAGAGCGTCATCCGAATACCCCGGGGGGTAGAGCACTGGATGGGTAATGGGGCCCCACAGGCTTACTGATCCTAACCAAACTCCGAATACCCGGGAGTACTAGATGGCAGACACACAGCGGATGCTAACGTCCGTTGTGAAGAGGGAAACAACCCTGACCTACAGCTAAGGCCCCTAATTCATGGCTAAGTGGGAAAGCAGGTGGGACGACCAAAACAACCAGGAGGTTGGCTTAGAAGCAGCCATCCTTTAAAGATAGCGTAACAGCTCACTGGTCTAAATAAGTTGTCCTGCGGCGAAGATGTAACGGGGCTCAAGCCATGAGCCGAAGCTTAGGATGCCGTAAGGCATGGTAGCAGAGCGTAGTGTGACATAGTTCCATGTCTCTTTTGCCTCTTTCGGGAGGTATTGGAGACGCGGAGCTTTCTGTGAAGCTGGCGCGTGAGCGATCCGGTGGAGAGATCACTAGTGAGAATGATGACATGAGTAGCGACAAAGAGTGTGAGAGACACTCTCGCCGAAAGTCCAAGGGTTCCTGCTTAAAGCTAATCTGAGCAGGGTAAGCCGACCCCTAAGGCGAGGCCGAAAGGCGTAGTCGATGGGAACCAGGTTAATATTCCTGGGCCAGATGGAAGTGACGGATCTCGAAGATTGTTCCTCCTTATCGGATTGGAGGGGCCGTTGAGAGGTTCCTGGAAATAGCTCCATCGCTAGATCGTACCCTAAACCGACACAGGTGGACTGGTAGAGAATACCAAGGCGCTTGAGAGAACTATGTTGAAGGAACTCGGCAAAATACCTCCGTAAGTTCGCGAGAAGGAGGCCCGGTTTCTAGGCAACTAGAGGCTGGGGGCACAAACCAGGGGGTGGCGACTGTTTACTAAAAACACAGGGCTCTGCGAAGTCGTAAGACGACGTATAGGGTCTGACGCCTGCCCGGTGCCTGAAGGTTAAAAGGAGGGGTGAGAGCTCTGAATTGAAGCCCAGGTAAACGGCGGCCGTAACTATAACGGTCCTAAGGTAGCGAAATTCCTTGTCGGGTAAGTTCCGACCTGCACGAATGGCGTAACGACTTCCCCGCTGTCTCCAACATAGACTCAGCGAAATTGAATTGCCTGTCAAGATGCAGGCTTCCCGCGGTTAGACGGAAAGACCCCGTGCACCTTTACTACAACTTCACACTGGCATTAGGCCGAACATGTGCAGGATAGGTGGTAGGCTTTGAAGCGTGAACGCCAGTTTGCGTGGAGCTTCCCTTGAGATACCACCCTTGTTCTGCTTGATGTCTAACCGCGGTCCGTTATCCGGATCCGGGACCCTGTGTGGTGGGTAGTTTGACTGGGGCGGTCGCCTCCTAAAGCGTAACGGAGGCGCGCGAAGGTTGGCTCAGAGCGGTCGGAAATCGCTCGTTGAGTGCAATGGCAGAAGCCAGCCTGACTGCAAGACTGACAAGTCGAGCAGAGACGAAAGTCGGCCATAGTGATCCGGTGGTCCCAAGTGGGAGGGCCATCGCTCAACGGATAAAAGGTACGCCGGGGATAACAGGCTGATACTGCCCAAGAGTCCATATCGACGGCAGTGTTTGGCACCTCGATGTCGGCTCATCTCATCCTGGGGCTGGAGCAGGTCCCAAGGGTACGGCTGTTCGCCGTTTAAAGAGGTACGTGAGCTGGGTTTAGAACGTCGTGAGACAGTTCGGTCCCTATCTGCCGTGGGTGTAGGATACTTGAGAGGAGTTGCCCCTAGTACGAGAGGACCGGGGTGAACGAACCACTGGTGGACCAGTTGTCGTGCCAACGGCAGTGCTGGGTAGCTAAGTTCGGACAGGATAACCGCTGAAGGCATCTAAGCGGGAAGCCCCCCTCAAAACAAGGTATCCCTGAGGGCCGTGGTAGACCACCACGTCGATAGGCCGGAGATGTAAGCGCGGTAACGCGTTCAGTTGACCGGTACTAATGGCCCGATAGGCTTGATTTGATCCAGTAATAGCCAGGTTTGGCTCGCTGGAACAAAAGCATACACACCAAGTGGAACGACTTGGACAACGTTGATTGAGGAAAACAACCCTGTCGAGTGCGCAAGCATCCGATGTTCAGGGATTTATTTGGTTTGGTGGTCATAGCGCGAGCAAAACACCCGGATCCATTCCGAACCCGGCCGTTAAGTGCCGTAGCGCCGATGGTACTGCGTCTTAAGACGTGGGAGAGTAGGTCACCGCCAGACCTAATAAGTCCCTGAACAAATGTGTATCTCTCAACGATGTTCAGCGATATCGCCTTGGCATATCCAAAATCGGAGCGCCATAAAACTGTCGCGGGATGGAGCAGCCCGGTAGCTCGTCAGGCTCATAACCTGAAGGTCGTAGGTTCAAATCCTACTCCCGCAACCAAAAACTTTGACTTAACAGTCGCTTAGAAGCCGCCCTACCGGGCGGCTTTTTGCGTTCAAACATTTCGGAAGCACTGCGGAAGCAAGAGGGCGCGCAAGGCTGCGAATGTATGCGCAGTGACGATCAAAGAATCCGACTCAAAGCCGCCGCTGTGTCGGATGCCGCCACCCATGAGCAATTCAGCTTTGTATCGCAGCTGTCCGGTAATCCCCCCCGAAAGTAAGGGGCTGCGGAAGTAGAATTTTCTCGGCAAGATGCATGAGGAGATTCAGATGAAGATGACGAGATACAGTGAGCCGCAGATCCTTGCGATCCTGCGCCAGGCCGAAGGCGGTGTTCCGGTGGCCGAGCTTTGCCGCGAACATGGTATGAGCACAGCGTCCTTTTACAAATGGCGGGCGAAGTATGGCGGGATGGATGCTTCAATGATCGCGCAGACCAAGGCGCTTGAAGACGAGAACCGACGCCTGAAGAAGATGTTCGCAGAGTTGAGCATGCAGAACGAGTTGCTGAAGGAAGCCCTTGGAAAAAAGTGACTGGGCCATCTCAGCGACGAGAGATGGCCGCAACGGCGGTAGAGCGACGCGGGGTCAGTGTCGCCGTGGCGTGCCGCACCTTTGGGGTTAGCGAGACCTGCTATCGCTACAGCCCGCTTCTGAGCGATGAGAACGAACAGATTGCCGATTTGCTTGTCGGGCTGACGGATACGAGGAAGACTTGGGGCTTCGGACTTTGCTATCTGCACCTGCGCAACGTCAAAGGTCATCCGTGGAACGGTAATCCCCCCCGAAAGTAAGGGGCTGCGGAAGTAGAATTTTCTCGGCAAGATGCATGAGGAGATTCAGATGAAGATGACGAGATACAGTGAGCCGCAGATCCTTGCGATCCTGCGCCAGGCCGAAGGCGGTGTTCCTGTGGCCGAGCTTTGCCGCGAACATGGTATGAGCACAGCGTCCTTTTACAAATGGCGGGCGAAGTATGGCGGGATGGATGCTTCAATGATCGCGCAGACCAAGGCGCTTGAAGACGAGAACCGACGCCTGAAGAAGATGTTCGCAGAGTTGAGCATGCAGAACGAGTTGCTGAAGGAAGCCCTTGGAAAAAAGTGACTGGGCCATCTCAGCGACGAGAGATGGCCGCAACGGCGGTAGAGCGACGCGGGGTCAGTGTCGCCGTGGCGTGCCGCACCTTTGGGGTTAGCGAGACCTGCTATCGCTACAGCCCGCTTCTGAGCGATGAGAACGAACAGATTGCCGATTTGCTTGTCGGGCTGACGGATACGAGGAAGACTTGGGGCTTCGGACTTTGCTATCTGCACCTGCGCAACGTCAAAGGTCATCCGTGGAACCATAAGCGGGTCTATCGCATCTATTGCGCGCTGGAACTGAACCTGCGGATTAAGCCCCGCAAACGGCTAAAGCGGGATAAACCCGACGCGCTGGCGGTACCCGAGGCCCCCAACATGACCTGGTCGATGGACTTTATGGCCGACAGGCTGAGCGACGGTCGTCAGTTTCGACTGCTGAACGTGCTGGACGACTTCAACCGCGAAGGGCTTGGCATTGAGGTCGACTTTTCATTGCCTGCTGAACGCGTGATCCGGAGCCTCGATCGCATCATCGAATGGCGTGGCAAGCCCGGCACGATCCGGGTCGATAATGGCCCTGAATACATCAGCATCAAGCTGCTGGAATGGGCTGAGAAACAAGGTGTTACCCTCCAGCACATCCAACCAGGACAGCCCCAGCAGAACGCCTACATCGAACGTTACAACCGCACCGTCAGGAATGAATGGCTGGACCAACACATCATCGAAAACATCGAGGAGGCCCAAGACTTCGCCACGCAATGGCTCTGGACTTACAACAACGACCGCCCGAACATGGGCATCGGCGGCATCACACCCGCACAGAAACTGAAAATGGCCGCGTAAGTTCTACGGCTGCACCCCATTAAAAATGGGGGGATTACCGAACCAT is part of the Puniceibacterium sp. IMCC21224 genome and harbors:
- a CDS encoding division plane positioning ATPase MipZ codes for the protein MAHIIVVGNEKGGAGKSTVSMHVATALARMGHRVGALDLDLRQRTMGRYTDNRRSYLASEGLDLPGPNYIELPDIETADLQPGENAFDHRLSAAVAQLETSSDFILIDCPGSHTRLSQVAHSLADTLITPLNDSFVDFDLLAHVDASGDKIKGPSVYSEMVWNARQLRAQAGLQPIDWIVLRNRLGAQNMVNKMKMEKALERLAKRIGFRIAPGFSERVVFRELFPRGLTLLDLKDLGVKQLNISNVAARQELRDLIKSLNLPGVTVTF
- a CDS encoding calcium-binding protein, producing the protein MLVAAGTPFDLGAIALGGTQGEVALLGNGNLFVVWANTVNPLLPAPGTDAEGTTVVGRIFSPTGTAVTDAFQINMTEPFFQQHPEVTVLNNGNVVVAWTDTPFGAAQTDAQARIYAPDGSPVTDEFLLASITDGDQRIPQVAATPDGGFLAVWNDGRAESFGQYFDASGAPLGAEFVVPNDFGERLSSLVVLDDGSVRYIVAEKLWTSDGSLFESGGYTYLNVSSTSTFNNIYEALFDTAMTQLTGTRYATAGVVETSDGIYQVWARVRDASNFDNLIQPESTETGVYVALSSDIPPIAGAFKVEVDLAPLSNGGFVAVWAQLSLAEDGFNQEVEVRARVVGPDMALIGDEVTLYTDSTATGIQVQPFVTEMANGQVFVGWSDTSLEVSDVPYTLVGNIFDVEGVEFVPPGSTTEPTEYNDTLIGTEGDDAIAGMGGDDLLYGLGGNDSIAASSGRDTVYGGDGDDQIGGGTENDSINGGAGNDTIGSGQGDDVADGGDGDDIVNGGAGDDTLSGGAGDDVMGASFGADVLNGGSGNDDMGGGTGSDRIDGGEGNDSIGGGEGNDTIDGSGGDDFLAGGGRHDYVNGGTGNDTINGGAGNDTMSGAGGDDVFVFNSFSDGEMDVINNFEDGADSFRMTGVENAPGTGLAGKVAALNITDIQGGVLMTYEGHTIEVQGITAADLTAEDFVFV
- a CDS encoding polysaccharide deacetylase family protein, translated to MKLPDHGRYDFQPITLRPDFDWPGGARLAVYLGMNLECFGFGDGLGAELANGGPQPDVLNYAWRDYGNRVGVWRMLDLFDRLGLPCTALVNSYMYDAAPGVVEAFRARGDEIAGHGRSNAERQGGLDEVAEAGLIAEATARITREEGQAPRGWLGPWISQSRVTPDLLQEAGYEYHLDWCHDDQPVWMRTRSGRILSVPYPQELNDIPQIVGRKREAAEFADMILDAFDVLLKESEQRPLIMGIALHTYIMGQPHRLKHLARALSDMQANANGRVWFTTAGAISQHFHGLGI
- a CDS encoding IS3 family transposase (programmed frameshift), with product MKMTRYSEPQILAILRQAEGGVPVAELCREHGMSTASFYKWRAKYGGMDASMIAQTKALEDENRRLKKMFAELSMQNELLKEALGKKLTGPSQRREMAATAVERRGVSVAVACRTFGVSETCYRYSPLLSDENEQIADLLVGLTDTRKTWGFGLCYLHLRNVKGHPWNHKRVYRIYCALELNLRIKPRKRLKRDKPDALAVPEAPNMTWSMDFMADRLSDGRQFRLLNVLDDFNREGLGIEVDFSLPAERVIRSLDRIIEWRGKPGTIRVDNGPEYISIKLLEWAEKQGVTLQHIQPGQPQQNAYIERYNRTVRNEWLDQHIIENIEEAQDFATQWLWTYNNDRPNMGIGGITPAQKLKMAA